From a single Podarcis raffonei isolate rPodRaf1 chromosome 10, rPodRaf1.pri, whole genome shotgun sequence genomic region:
- the BAIAP2L2 gene encoding brain-specific angiogenesis inhibitor 1-associated protein 2-like protein 2: MEQSYRSTISIYKSILEQFNPALENLVYLGNKYVQAFHALSQAADVYFTAIQKIGEQALQSSTSQILGEILIQMSDTQINLNRKLEAVAQTFHADLLQHMEKNTKLDVQFINDSRQRYEKEHRRRTANIDKCITDLWRMERTRDKNVWEMKENMMRLHTEMQEFVTESQKAAELEEKRRYRFLAEKHQLLSNNFLQFYTRACAIIQSKAPLWKEQLEATRNPAPTSLSSTTLSPGHASGSLAPAPSHLEMPQRPLGDFSPVIAGRSASPFPQETAEMLPASQPETRRRTLQRTPSIGSVSTGQRSRSSSFGEQAAGRAEAGGKEGSSNSVLRVQAIAPHSAGSNRTLLQFSIGDIVTVLIPEAQNGWLYGKLEGTSTSGWFPEAFVKPLQETRDPQETTPRMFPLRSSRSVDELLDRPSTPSASNYWHNPSRPQSPGPSPALLGAGSRRSSSASAAATSDSKKPAGREHHPELFPRGTNPFATVKLRPTVTNDRSAPVIR, from the exons ATGGAGCAGTCCTACAGATCTACCATCTCTATCTACAAG AGCATCCTGGAACAGTTTAACCCAGCTCTGGAGAATCTGGTCTACCTGGGTAACAAGTATGTGCAGGCTTTCCATG CGTTATCCCAGGCTGCCGATGTCTATTTTACAGCAATCCAAAAGATCGGGGAGCAAGCCCTGCAGAGCTCTACTTCGCAAATATTGG GTGAAATCCTGATACAGATGTCTGACACCCAAATTAACTTGAACCGCAAGCTGGAAGCAGTC GCGCAGACCTTCCATGCAGATTTGCTGCAGCACATGGAAAAGAACACTAAGCTGGATGTGCAGTTCATCAAT GATAGCCGGCAGCGATATGAGAAGGAACACAGACGCAGAACTGCCAACATAGATAAATGCATTACGGATCTGTGGAGAATGGAGAGAACGCGAGACAAGAATGTCTGGGAGATGAAG GAGAACATGATGCGCTTGCACACCGAGATGCAAGAATTTGTCACTGAGAGCCAGAAGGCTGCTGAGCTGGAGGAGAAACGCCGCTACCGCTTCCTAGCTGAGAAGCACCAGCTACTCTCCAATAACTTCCTGCAGTTCTACACCAGG GCCTGTGCCATCATTCAGAGCAAGGCACCATTGTGGAAGGAACAGCTGGAAGCCACCCGAAATCCTGCCCCAACTTCACTCAGCAGCACAACGCTCAGCCCAGGACATGCATCTGGCTCTCTGGCTCCTGCTCCTTCCCATCTCGAGATG CCCCAGAGGCCTCTGGGTGATTTCAGTCCAGTGATAGCAGGGCGAAGCGCCAGTCCCTTCCCACAGGAGACGGCAGAAATGTTGCCTGCCTCTCAGCCAGAAACAAGGAGGAGAACCCTGCAAAGAACTCCCTCTATCG GCTCTGTTTCCACCGGCCAGCGTTCTCGTTCCAGCTCCTTTGGGGAGCAGGCAGCAGGAAGAGCAGAAGCTGGGGGCAAAGAGGGGAGCAGCAACAGCGTGCTGAGAGTCCAAGCCATAGCCCCCCACTCTGCTGGTTCCAACCGGACCCTTTTGCAGTTCAGCATTGGAGATATAGTCACCGTGCTTATACcagaagcacaaaatggctgGCTGTATGGCAAGCTGGAAGGTACATCCAC GAGTGGCTGGTTTCCTGAAGCTTTTGTGAAGCCACTGCAGGAGACAAGAGACCCCCAGGAGACCACCCCCAG aATGTTTCCTCTGCGGAGCAGTCGCAGCGTAGACGAGCTCCTGGATCGGCCCAGCACCCCATCAGCCAGCAATTACTGGCACAACCCCAGCAGACCTCAGTCTCCAGGTCCTTCTCCTGCTCTGCTGGGGGCAGGCAGCCGCCGGAGCAGCTCAGCCAGTGCCGCAGCCACCTCAGACTCCAAG aagccagcagggagggaacatCATCCAGAACTGTTTCCCAG aGGTACCAATCCTTTCGCTACAGTCAAATTGCGCCCAACGGTGACCAACGACCGATCGGCACCCGTCATCCGGTGA